Genomic window (Ammospiza caudacuta isolate bAmmCau1 chromosome 10, bAmmCau1.pri, whole genome shotgun sequence):
AGTTGCACCTTCTGCTGGGGTCTGCGGTCGGAACGTCCTTCgtctgtgccatccctgccaggaTGCTCGCCCGCAGCTTTGACCAGGTGCGGCCTGCTCCCACCTCGCACCACCGTGCCCCGGTCCTGCCGGGGCctagggctgtccctgcacaaaAACCGATCCTCACCGACCTAGCGCCACCTCCCTTTGCAGCGCGCCGGGCAGCTCAGGTGGGCCTCGGGGGACAATGCATCAACTGGGGAAACGTTCTCGGTACCCCGTTTCCGCCTCACCATCCGTTTCTCCTTAGAGGCCACGGGCTCCTGCCCTCGCCTTGTCGTCAGGTCCCTACCGCTGACGGCTGAGTTTTAGCAACTGctcccagcatccccagagctcgTGATTGGGGCCAGCCCTCATCAGCTCACCTCCGGCACGGGGGCAGCCGCCCGGCTTGTTTCTGGCGTGTTTGTCACCAATATTGAGCTGCATCAGCCAGTCGGCCCCAGGGCTGCGGGGACAACCCGCCCAACATCTCCGACGACATCGTCGCCATTGGGACAAAGGGCCCGGGCCCGGGCCGCCCCGGGCAGCACCGTGCGCTCcgggccgccagggggcgctgccCGCCGCCCGGGCCGCTCCTCCGGCCGGCGtgaggcggcggggccgggcggtgTCCGCAGCTCGGGCCGGCGtgaggcggcggggccgggcggtgTCCGCGGCCCCGGCCGGTGTCCGCGGCCCCGGCCGGTGTCGGCAGCCCCGGGCGGTGCCCTGCCGCCCGGCTGCCTCCGCCCGTGCCGGGTTCCCGTCATCGATAATACACGCGCTCGGCATTCTTTGCGGTGTTGAGGCTGGCGCCGGCCTCGGATTAGCGCCCAGAACCGAGGCCAGCGACAGTCGGCTCCGTCTGGCGTCCAGCCCCGGCGGCCGCAGCGGGGTGAGCAGGCAGGGACCGGGCAGGGTCCCGTGCCGGGGAGGTatcaggtgtgtcacaggttgTCTCGGCGGTCTGTGGGACGGGGGTCTCTGGGACTGCCGGTGTCGGAGGAAGGCTGGGAGCCGTAGCGAAAGCGAGAGCGGCGGGGGCTGGAGCCGGGCTCTGGGGCCGTACTGCGGGAGTTGCCGGAGCGAGCACTGCGGGACCTGTCGCTCGCTCCTACTCCCCGTAAGACGCAGGAATGGCTGCTTTCCTTGCCAGCCCGGGGATGCTGCTTCTGCTGGTACTGCGGTACCGCAACCCCAGTGAGTGAGCACGGGCCTCCGGGAGCGCAGCCGCCGCGGGGACATGCGTGCTCGAGGGCCGGTTCTGCTCCCTCCGCTCTAGAGCCGTTCCTCGCTACTGCACGGGCACAGGGAACGACTCCCAGCACTGACACCCGCTCCGGTCACTGACTGGGGCATGTGCTCTGCTCAGCCACCGGTGGCTGGGAGCGGCCAGCCCCCGGATTGGGGGTCAGAGCTATGGCTCAGAGTGAGACTCCCCTTTGTCCCTGCATCCTTATCCTTGTAGCAAGCCTGCCACAAACCCGCTATGGGACATTGAGCAAGAAGCTCTGAGGGAAGGTGCAGATTGCACAGGCAGTGCAATGTTGCTctttcctgcagcctgtgctccaGGACCTGCTCCAGGACAGCAAGGGTGCCATGCCCTTGAGATCCTGGTGCAGGCACTGCCCATCCCAAGTAGGCTCGCTGCAGCCCATCCAGGATCCTGAGGACCATGGGGCCCActggctcctgctctcccactgCCTGGGTGTTCAAGACACATTTCCCACTGGAGTGCCTTCATTTGCCAGATACCTTCCAGAGCGTGCTGCTCAGTGTGGGACCTGAGGCCATGCAGTGcttcctggccctgctgcactgctcctgatacCAGCTGGGAGGTGGCCGGGGtggatgggatggggcagggcgTTCAGAGCACATGTGTGGTGATTGTGAAGCCTTGTGATGGAGGGGAAACCCGAGTGGTGCCTCTGCAggaggacagggctgggaggtcAGTGGGGTGCTGAGTGCTGGGGTAAGAAGAAGCCGGAGCCACAGCTACAGCAGCGCACGTTTATGGGGTCTGACCTGACGCGTTGTGGGTTACAGGATGCAGCACATGCTGGGCACAGAGATCGCACAAGCTAAGGGGGACCTGGGTCCCAGAGCACTGCCGTGGTCCCGCTCAGTGCCGGAActgcggcagcggcggcgggatGCGGATGTCCTGCCCCTTCTCCAGCCGCCGCTCACAGTCTATCAGGTAGTTCACACCATCGATCACCAGCTGCACCAGTTCCACCTGCACAAGCACAGATGTGGTGACTGAGGGACCATCCTGGGAGCCACACCACTTGGCCACTCCCGCTGCATgcagggcaggcactgccaCTCCCAGCACCCACATGCTGGCCCCAGCACATGGCCCTGGGGCTGCATGGGCACTGTGGGCCCCTCATGCAGACACATTCCAGaacctccctccccagctctaTCTGGCACCCACCTCTGACTTCCCCAGACGGTCCAGGTTCGAGATGTCAAAGACGCAGCCTTTGGCTGCAGTGTCCACACCACCCGTCCCACGCTTCTGTAGCCGGAGGTTCTCTAGGATCTTAGGGAAGCGGCTGTCCTGGTGCCCAGAGAAAGTGTCAGTGCTCAGCAGGACCAGCAACAGGGGAGTCAGGGCTCTGTGGCCGAATGCTCCCTGGTGTGGgcccctgctgctcacaggctCCTGTCAGTGGGGTCACCAGCCCTACCAGAGTGCTGCCCTAAGCACACCCAGGCCTCCCTGGCTAGGAAtgcaggcaggggctggacCCCACACCTCCTAGGGGAACCTGAGTGTGGCCCAGGGCTGGGTCCCATGTTGTCCTgcacctttgtggctgagcTCCCCAcagtcccagcctggctcaccACAAAACTGGCCATGGTAATACCTTGCTGAGCAGTGGCAGCTTGATGTGGACGCCTGCTCGCAGCCCCGTGCCCAGGTTAGAGGGGCAGGTCAGGATGTAACCCAGCCGCTCATTCCACATGAACTCCCAGCCTCGCTCCTGGATTAGCCGCTCCACCTGAGTCAGAGGCACAAGCAGTCGCTCAGCCCTGGCCAAGGCTCGCCCAGCAGAGGGCCAGCACCACAGGAGCTCTGCTTGCCCCTCTTTGCCTGTTtatggggctggcacagcagaagCTGACACTCACCTCCTTTAGGCCCCGGCAGAACCGCTCAAAAACGCGCTTCATGTTGCCCCCCTTCTCCATGGAGATGATACGTGTGTGGTCCTCCTCATTGATCCAGATCAAGAAGGTCTTCTGGTGATTGTGCCTAGGGACAGGGCAGTgtttggctgtgctggcagcttgCAGAGACCCTCTGCCCACTCAACTGTGCCCCTTCTGCCCCTGCCACTGTGCTACCAGTGCTGCCCTTGGTTCCCACGTGCTGAATGCACCAGTctgggcagccaggggatgCTCCTGGAGACAGGCCAGTGCCCATCCACATGTATCACTGCTGCTGATGGGAGCTGTCTccagtgccctgggcacagaCGGGTGCCAGCATGGTGGTGACCCAGCCTGGACTGGAGATGGGAGCGTGGCTCCTGCACCGTGCAGGCAGTGGGAGGGGGCTTGTGAGGCATGGAGCGTGCTCTGGAGGGCTGGGCTaggtgcagctggagctggaaacCATCTGTGCCCTGGAGATGTTTTCCATGTAAAGGCACGGCGTCAGCAAGGGTGGCATGGGCGGACAAGTGTGCCGGCTGTTGCTCTGCAGGAGCGTGGGATGTTGCATGGCTGTGCAAAGatgctgggagggagcagtgaGATGcggctgtggcagggcaggtTTGGTGTCACATAGAGTGTGCAGAAGCCAGGAGGAGTGCTGGGGATTGCCCAGGGAGCAGAAGGCAATCAGAGGTTTTTGGCAGCCTTAgagtgcaaggtgctgcaggatggtgagAGCAGGCAGGATTGGCAGCTGGTACTGGCTCCACAGTCCCTCTTGCCagtacagtgctgtgtttatGTAGGGAACAGTAGACTGCTGACAGTGATGCACGGAGCTCCCAGGTGAGGCCACAGAACCCATGGTGAGCACGGCCCAGGGGCACTGGTGCCATGTGCTAGGGTCTGTGGCGTGGCAAACAGGGGAAACATGGGTGGCAGGGCTGAGATGGATGGAGCAGTGCGTCCCCCCCCatttctgccctgctgcccgTTGCCAGGGCAGAACCTCACCAGATCCCTCGGGCGTCAGGCCAGTCCCGagccattcctgctgctgtcaggagCGGGGACACCGGCTTGTCAAAGAGGAAGTGGTCCTGGAAGGAGGCAGAGTTCATGGGCTCACCCAGGCTGCATGGCTGGAGCCTGGGCACCCTCACTTGTTCCAGTACTCCCTGTCGTACTGGTCCCATCTGCCATGCAGGAGATTCACCACAGCTCTCCCAGGCAGGGCACCCAGGGGCAGGAGCCCTTGCCTTCCTGGCCTGGGAGGCAGAAGGTTGCTGGTGCAtagcccaccctgtgccaggggctggtgGGGCACCAGTTGAGTGCAACAAGACTGCCTTCCtctgggcatgggcagggaaaTGGAGGCAAGAGTCAGAGGCGGCCATGAGCTGCTGGGGCCCAGTTTGGGGAGCTCCTGGCTCACaagggctgagcagcactgtGTTGTTGGGCTGCCTTCCTAGGGCAGGGCTCCCAGTTGAAGACAGCAGAGCTGTAAAAAGAGGATGCAACCTGCCAGAGAGGCAGGGCCAGGAAGGAGTCCTGCTCTGCATGCACCcggggggctgctggggagctgcgcTGACTCACATcaatgagctgctgctgctccgaCTCGGTCATCTCGCTGAGGCGGTAGTAGCGGCCCGCCAGGTCCCCGGTGAGGCCGCTCAGGGCGTCCACAGCCACCTTCTCCACCTCGCGTCTCTCGGCACGGGTGCAGGCCGGCGGCAGGCTCAGGCCGCGGATGCTGCGCCCGGTCCGGACCCGGGACGAGAGCACGTAGCGCTCATCAAACTGGCCAAACTTTATCTGGAACAGACAGGAGCCACAGGCTGTTCATGGGCGGCCCTGGGGCTGTCAGGGCCCGACCCCAAGGCCCAAGGAAGGACACCCCGTGCAGCACCGCTGTCCAGCTTCTGCACCTTTGTGCAATCCAGGTCTGTGACGTGCTTCATGGTGCGGGGGTTGTATCCGTTGTGCCGCTCCTGAATCACAGGGTCAAACAGGTCGGCAAACACCTGGAAACAAGTGGGACAATGTACAGCAGACCCAGGGCTCCATGAAGCCCCTGCCACAAGCCTGGCAGGGCCACACTGCCAGTGTGGGGGACAGTGTGTCCTGCAGTGCAACGGCAATCCACAGGGCAAGtggagcaggaggctgcagggctccagcaacagctgctccaaaagagccctgtgtcctgcaggagcaCATGGAGGCTTTCCAGGggcctctccagctgctcaggcTGGGCGAGAGGAGGTGGGCAGTAATGACCCAGGCTGCTGGTTGTACCATGGGTACTGGGATTCCTCTGGATGCTGCAGGCAAGGCTCTGGCTGCCACTCACCTCATAGGTCTCCTCATCACCAGCTACAATGCCCACAGTCTTGATGAAGGGATGGCCAGGGTTGTCGACGCCAGTCTGAATGCACTGGTCCAAGGTCCAGC
Coding sequences:
- the CKMT1A gene encoding creatine kinase U-type, mitochondrial, producing MASTFARALSSRRSAGLLAMVGAGSLAAGFLLARDSVSAGDRQRRRYPPSAEYPDLRKHNNCMASNLTPAIYARLCDKATPNGWTLDQCIQTGVDNPGHPFIKTVGIVAGDEETYEVFADLFDPVIQERHNGYNPRTMKHVTDLDCTKIKFGQFDERYVLSSRVRTGRSIRGLSLPPACTRAERREVEKVAVDALSGLTGDLAGRYYRLSEMTESEQQQLIDDHFLFDKPVSPLLTAAGMARDWPDARGIWHNHQKTFLIWINEEDHTRIISMEKGGNMKRVFERFCRGLKEVERLIQERGWEFMWNERLGYILTCPSNLGTGLRAGVHIKLPLLSKDSRFPKILENLRLQKRGTGGVDTAAKGCVFDISNLDRLGKSEVELVQLVIDGVNYLIDCERRLEKGQDIRIPPPLPQFRH